From the genome of Seriola aureovittata isolate HTS-2021-v1 ecotype China chromosome 18, ASM2101889v1, whole genome shotgun sequence:
CAATGTGCTGTTCGCCTTGCCTCGCACACAATAGCATCATTTCATCGTCTCTATTGATTAATGGTGCATATAGTGTGTACATGCGCGAGCACAAATTCACGTGCGCCGCATCTGAGTGAAGGATAACGCTCCCTATTTAATGGAAGAGTCTGGCTATGAAATTCCCTCATCACAGAATAaacacatccaaaaaaaaaggCTGGAGTGGATGCCTATGGAAATCCAGGGAAAGGGAAGGCCACGTCGGTAGCTTGGATCCACACTGGCCCCTGTGGGTCGCATCGGGAACTGCAGTCTGGCTGCAAGTTTGAAGAAATAAATTCCCACCCGTTTACCTTTGTCAAACACATTTAGCTTCCTCCGAGCAAAACAGTGGAGAGCACCAACAGCTGGCGAGTATTTATTTTCGGAAGTGGAGTCAGAGGGGTGTCTGAGCTTCCTTGATCATGAACCAAAATGCCATTACCATGACCACTGATAACAGTAGGAATCGTAAACAAGCTAATCACAGAGGGCCTATTTGTATTCTCATTTGAGGTTGCATGCACTGATGTgctgggggggaggggggaggggggaggggggagcaCAGAGACCAGGGGGGAACAGGCGTGGGTGGCGGCGGAGAATGGGAAGGGACACGGATGGAGGGTGGGGTGTGTGCGAAAGGGTTAAGTTCCCTCCCTGGTTGCATGCTGCTTTCCCTTGCTCTGTCAAGCCCCATTAAACCTGCTACACCACAGCAATATGGTGCCATCAATTACAGGCACGCTGCCATCAATGCAGAgcgcagaggagaggagaggagaggcaggaaCATATAAACAGGACAAACGGCCACATAAAAGACCTGCAGCTACATAAAGCCCTGCAgcctgcctcacacacacacacacacacacacacacacacacacacacacacacacacacacacactgtatctcctctctctccctgcatcaCCTCTGAGGTATACCATCACTGTGTGAATGAACGGACGCTTTGTCTCAAATATGCAcagtacaaataaataaatatattcaggCCTTTAAGATTCACTTTCATTCACGGTACCAATCAGATTTctgaaaagcatgaaaaaaaaaaaaaagggaccaGGGCACACTGGGTGACAACCTTAATTGCAGTGTGCTTCTACTGCCCCCATGTGATGGAAGTAAAAACAATTCACAACGACAGAGGCATgaaatccaaaataaaaaaacagaaataaataaaaaaaaaaatactcaccaagcactttatgaggaacacctgtacacatCTGTCCAATCGGCCAATCATGAGGCATCGAATCCTGCAGGttcaggtcaggagcttcagccaagtcaaacatcagaatggggaatAATGTGATTACTGATCTCATGGGCTTTTCACACACAACGGTCTCCAGAGTTTTTATTCAGAACGGAGCTAAAACACTAAATTACAGGAGAGACTGGTTAGAGCTGACAGAACTTTTACAACTGTGGTTGTAGAAAAGCATCAGGATGAACAACACATCCAACCTCGAGGTGgatgagctacaacagcagaagaccacgtcaggaTCCATGGACCCGACCTGCCTTGTATCAACAGTCCAGGCGGGTGGTGGTGGTATAATGGTGTGGTGAAGGTTTTCTTTGGGCCCTTAATACCAAccaatcatggtctgaatgcCACGGACTCTCTTGAATATTACCGCTGACCCTTTACGGAcacagtttaccatcttctaatggctacttccagcaggaagTACATGGgtcacatgcttgttttcttctggcccagttccacggcccaaatctggcccatatacagcacgGCTGTAAGATGctacctccacatctggaccaatcctggcgcacacacacagaaaatcttccggCTGTCAGTCAATACGAGAagataacagctggaatctgcccaAATTGTGAGAGTACGTGGGCCGGACTCTGGGCTGAAGGCCGAGGCATAACAGGGCCAGATGTTTCATTtcgctccatgtcacaaagcaagaGACATCTCGAACTGGTCGTCTGTGATGCAGTCACATCAACAAGGAGAACCTCAAAGGAAATTTTCCATCATCTTGTGGAGTCGACGCTGAAAACAACTGTGGCCGTTTGAGAGCAAATGGAGGACGTACACTGTATTAATATATTGTTAATAAAGTGCTCGATGAGTGTGTATCTACTACTTCTACGTAAACCCACAATCCTTCTCACTATCAtgggacagaaaagaaaagaaaaaaaaatcaataagaCCATGACAGTTTGAGTAAGATCAATAACAGCGGGCATTCTTCAAAGTGACACTTACAAATCTGTGTTACATCTCTATCACAGAGTAACCGGCATTCCTCGCGGTTCTGAGAATATTATCAGCCATTCAAGAGGAGAAAGACATAACAGCTGCATCATTCAGTgccaggaaaagaagaaagacacaCGACCACTGCACTGAGATCGGTGCAGGTAATTGTTGCCGAACAGCAAAGAGAGAACAAAGCCGAGCTTTCCTTGCCTTTTGCTGTTGTAGCGTCTTGAAAGATTATTGTGCAACAGCTGGATTAAGATTCTctgagcatcatcatcatcaataatagaaaatataacttttgattattcaaaaacaaacaatacaattaTGAAAAATGCACTGATGCCATACATTATGTGGGTATCTGCTCTAATAATGGCGCGCATCAGGTATCCGCCATGACTTGACCAATCCACATTAAATACTGTTGCCACTGTCAATACGTCACGGGCTACCAGCTCCGTTTGTAGCGCTGCAGCAATCCCTGACCTCATTTTACATTAGATTAAAATGATTCCTGGGATTTCCAGAACAGGTTTTAAAGCCCCCGACCCCCGACCCCCtccacataaaaatgtattttgcttTCTGTTACGTCCCTTGGTTTCCATTCTGGAAATGTGATCTCAGTCTACATCattctagaagaaacgttgcaagtcactgtagcctccagtctgcgtGTAGACGTAGatgctcagaggatgtattataacctcttgtctagtaaacgcaacgatggcgGGAAGTCTTGGCAAGACgggaaaacagctgttaatgcttaATAGTTCTTTTAGGAATGGATTAGTGTTGGATTGGGAATCTGAGTTGAGTTACCAGAATTTGtatcaggagagaaaaagtggGATTGGTGGATCcgcaaaaaaaaatctgctaaaaaaacagacaaattagGAAATGACATTGTTATTGGGTTTATTAAGGATtaattatgatataaaaagttGCACATTGAAAAATctgccttttatttcttttcagtaAGACTGTTGAATTTTACATGGCACATTACTTACAGTAACCAGAACAGGAATGAAGACTTGTCTTACCTTGTGTTAGAACTTTAAAGGATGGATTTACCcaaattcaacaaaaaagaaagagaaaaagagagaaaactttccatattttctcaattaacaTCCACGGTATCTATCCAGTGATCTGTGtagcttgttttattttccaaggTTTTCAGATATCTGTGGCTCGGCACAGACCTCGCCGTGAACAGTTTTCTTTGCAACTATTTTGAACCAGAAAGAAATATCGAAAAACCTGTTCACTCTGACATCTGTGGATTATCCGGATCAGTCTGGACATTGTTCAGTAATTTAGGTGAACTAACCCTTTAAACAGGctgcacagtaaaaaaaaaaaaaaaaaaagaaagataaatgcaaagaaaaagtACATATTTACAAATGGCCTCACATTGCCTGAGTCTTATGTGGAGTTTATCTGAGAGGAGGAACTACTGCTGCCGGAGCTCTTGGTCTTCTGCCCCCTGGTGGCGCTGGGCTGCCGCTGCACCCGCTGGCTGGAggcctctctgctcttctcacCGTGGCTCGCTCCAGCTTTACTGCGCACTGCCGACAGAAAGCAAGAAAACAATAACGATGAGGGCGAGTGTCGAGTTATTCTCACTGCAGCTTCACACGGTCCAGGCAACATGGACACTTTCAGAAATGTAAAGGAAcgatgaaatggaaaaaatgcatttgaagtATGACATGAGAAGAAATGGTTCCAGTTTTACTTACCTGCTTTGAGCTGCAGATGCAACAGCGCTGCGCGTCAACGCTCGACTAGAGCAAGAACCATAAAGTGACCAGAAAGTGCTTTTAGCAACGATGAACTGTGATGGTTCAGAGACTAGAGATGGGACTATACACATCTATCTACATACAATATGTAATTATTTAACACTAACTAATACTATTAACAACTTTACTACAGCTAACATCACACTGCAGCGACCGGTCTATAACGAGTAGGAGTGGGAGGGTCATCAAAGAGGCAATCAGTTTGATTAGCACCAGAGTTTTTAGTTTAGTACGATGAAATGTCCTGATTCATCTCAAGTCATATGATTACTGTCGATACCTCTGCTCTTCTTCCCTTCTTCCCTTCACCCGTTACTCCTCATACTGACCGACGACAACGCCTCAATCTAAAGGAAACTCTCATTGTGCTCGGAGCCACATGTGAGCCGCACACAGCTGCCCAACATATACTTAAGCAGCCAAGTGTCCAATGCCTTTTGAATCCTTGCAATTTGAGCACCATGAAACGGGCTACACCTCCCACGTAGTTCCTTCTACAGTAACATAAATCTACTCAAATGAAAGATGAGATTTGGCACTTTAATGTAGTTTCCATCATATTATTTCAAACTGAAGCTCGGAGcctgaaaaactaaaaatgtctaactgtccaaatactgtACGTCAGCCACGGTAAGACCCTTCATCCCCAGGTGATAATTAAATCTGATATCTGGTCAAAATCCTGCTTTCATTGAAAATCAGgcagtttgagttttattttcctccattgtattaaattctgtatttcactttctttttggCACAGCATCTTTTGTGAGGGGAGGGGAAAACCGAAACACTGACGCAGTCGAAAtgagtttttgaatttttaaataaattcaggaaataaaaattaaatgaaaattctCCCTCACATTACCcaatcatcttttctttttttttttttttactttctagccactttaaaaacaaacagttctACTATTCTAGTCCACACAatcatgcatgtacacacacacacacacacacacacacacacacacacacatgcatacacacatagcTTCCACTCGGCGCAGTCATGAAATGCGGGGAAAGCACAGCATGTAGTTTCCTGCCTGGTATTACAGGCAAACAAACATAACacttatatttataaaaaaacaaaaacaaaaaggcaagCACGTGGACGGATGGAGGTGTGGGACGACGTGCAGCAGAGGGGACCTTGAGAGTGAGGAGAGCTAGAGTCTTGGGGGCCGTAGACCACAATCTTAGTGTTGACCCTTGTGGCTCTGGGGCCAGATGCTGAGGGGGCAGCTGCAGGCGGCTTTGGGCTCTTTCCAGAGACCAAAGAGTCCTCTTCTTCAGGAAAACAAGAGGGACAGAAGAGAATAGAATTGACGGGGGGGGGACAGAAAGGAAATTAGAAAACGGCGTGGAGTGCACACAGTGAAGATCAGCTGAGCAGACTCTCTACTGTTTTCCCCTGGTCTTCAGTTCACCTCCATTTAAATGGAAAAGCTCGCTATGGATTGAACTGAAGAGGGGATTTAGTTAGTGAGAGGGATCAGGTGATgcggagagcaggaggagagtaTGTACAGTACTGAAGAGGAGGAATAACAAAGCAAGCTGAAAGGTTTCGCTTCATTCTGAAAGCTGCGGCCTTTTTCCACACTGTGTTATGAAAAGCTGGGAGCTTTTGTTTTGCAGACCTTGAACTCTTTCCCCTTTGACCCGAGACGGTTTATTTACTGCTGTTAAGAAACTTTAGAGGCTCTACAGGTAAGAGAAGTTCTACTaccaaatgaatgaaaatgttacatgtcacaatgtcacattttcaacaCGTTAAGTGCAGAACTGTCAATGTTGATAAGTCAAGATGAATGTTGTGGGGAACGTCTACAGACATTTCCTCCAGAAGACATTTTGGCAAAGATCAAAccctcattcactcatttactaCTCCCTATATAATACACACTCAGCAGTTTGCTCTGTAACCAGCAGTAAATTAAGATTTAAGACTCTTATGAATCATTTCATCTTCACTGAAATGTCACGTCTATAAAAGCAACAAAtagaagaaacaggaaaacttcCCATTATTCTGACGTGGCATTTGTTCACACATCATTCTTGGTTAGATATTTGTAGCAGTTTGTTACCAAGTGAAATCggacataaacaaacagtgtaTAGCTCCTATAAAATTAGATGATTTGATTGTAATAGTGTTATTATTGGattatatattttgatttagctctgatTTTACTTGGATGATTTTTCTACAggatgacattttgttttttcacgtttatGAGTAGCTAAGAAATGTTTCTACAATCCAGAAGATTGTGTGAGTTTGCATTATCAACATACGTCTCTTTTTATGAGCAGATCTGTGACATGTTAAATGTCCATGTCTGTGGGGATATTTATGCAGGACTGTGATATGTGACGTAGTTACACCGTCCCGGATCAGAGCATAACTTGATCCGTCTTCAATCTGCGCAGAGGTCTGATCAGCCACAAGAAGGGCAAAGACCTGTGAGAGAGTTATCTGTAATCTAGTCACGTAATCGTCTTCAGACACTGACCTCTGGGCTCTGCTGGTGCTGTGGTGATGCTCGTGGTGTGGGAGGCAGCTGAGGACTCTCCGGCGCAGCTGTCGGCCACTCTCTGACCTGCACACATCGCCTTCAGAGTCTGGAAGACTGCTTGAGGAGCCACGTTCATCTTCAGCAGGTCCACTATGATCCTAAGAGGACAAGAGGAGGAGTAAGGGAAGCGGAAGACGAGGGTTTCCTCGTGTTCATTCAACATATCACACACATTCAGCCTGGTTTCTAGTCGTTATCGGTGTGCTTACTTGAAGACCTCTTGGTCTACAGTAATGCCTGCAGCCTGGGTCAGTTCAAACAGCTCAGTTTCTTCAGCACTGAggacttttttcttcttaatagCATATTTCTGCACGTTGGAGGTGACCACGAGCGCAGGGGAGTCTGGGGCGGAGGGGACggtttgttgtggttgttgagCCATTGGAGATGGATACCTGAGAATAAATGAGACTTAATAAGGtacattaaaacattcataaatAACCACTGTAATGTGAAACCAGTGAGCTGCCGCCCGGAATGAAAACACGGGTAAATTATTTCGACGTCCTCTGCAAATATCATCAAACATATGAGAGACAGACGAGGAACTTATTAAGCAAAAGactatttaattaaaataaaagtaaaacacaataaaacacctACCGTTAAACTAACATTGATGAGCTACAATACTCCTGCTGGAGACAGGCGAGGCGCGCCAAGAAAACGTCATCACCAAAAGACAAACCGTGCCGTattatgggaattgtagtcAGTAGTAATAGGGAGCTTTCACATGCGTTGGGAAAAATAACGACACTCTCAGTACAATAACCCTGTACAAATTGCTGGTAAAGGTAAAGTCCGATCAGTAAATTCTCACATTGAAGAGGAACAAgctatttttctttcatatttctttttttttttatttttataaattaacATATAtaagataaattaattaattatataagCTGACGCACTGCAACGCTTTGCAAAGCTACAAGAttattcaaaaatgaatttgGATTTGTTGTACAGTCTTGAAGATATAGGCCATATTAGTtgtaaaatgcattaaaactATGTGATTCcttagaaaaatgttttaaaataacctttaaacagatgtatttatttatctatccattaatttgtctttttatgttggTTATCTGTCCAAATGTGGCCCCTAAGTTAACGTTTCATTACCTGACGCTACGACAATCAGCGATGGGATGGGACGCTCACCTGACATGACTTTACTGCGCATGCGCTGTAAAGAATAACGTCGCTGAAATAGCAGTTTTTCTCTAAATTTCTGTTACACTATCGGTATCATAGCAACATACTGACACACGTAACACTATAAtgactttcattgtttttctacGGAGGAAAGTAGGCGgaaaaattagcattttatgCTAATAGTGCGTAATGAGCGAACCCGGAAGAACTTGTAGGATTGTCCTCTCGCACCTGCTCCGTCTTCTGCGCTGTCGACGAAGAATGGCCGCCGCTGCAGCAGGAATAAACAAGCAGGGCGCCGTAGCGACGATGGAGCCCTGCATCCGACACGGGAGGGGAGCCAGTGGAAACACGGTTAAGGTTGTAATCTTGTAATCTTGTCACCGTGATCCGCAGCTAGATGATGTtcgttgtgttgtgtgtgtgcgtgtgtgtgtttttgtttttgttggcacGGAGGGTCGTCAGCAGGCTGCCTTCGTGGCTTCTGATTTTGGGTGAATGCTGCTGCGTTGGCGTTGGTAGCCGTTGATGCCAAACTGTCATCCATAATCGATCACAGctgtgtagttgtttttttttttttgggggggggggggggggggagattAGCCTGCTGCTGACGTATTTCATAATGAACCACATTTGTGCAGAATCGCATGGCTGCTGTTTGAGCCTGCAACACGCTAGCAGTGCTGGAGGATTACCATCGCTAGCTGGCGTCTGCACAAGCAGTGGTTCACTGCAGCTCCTCTTAGCAACGTGATCAGTTCTAAAAGTCGTTGCTCAGTGTGTATGCAAGTTACAACCTGCATATCTTAAAATAGTGAcatgctatttaaaaaaaaaaaattggtgcAGAAGCCAAGGAGGGTTATTCATCTGAAACAAGATGAGTCAAGGTGACTATAAAGGTGTTAGATCCCAGTGAATCCACTCAAAGTGGAACAGCTTAACTCTTCTAATCAGACTGACTCTTAATTATTCTCTGGGTCCTTGTTGGATTTGTGAAATCAGTGCCagctattttaataataatataatgataataataataaactattcatatttcactttttcttaaCAAGGTTACAAATTGCTttacatgaagaagaaaacaaacacatcatcaaACAGAAGCAACTTacctgaaaacatgaataaagaaTGTTTTAAGACACTAAAGATGTAGCCTGTCTGATCTCTGTAGGTAGAAAGGAAAGTCCCAGTCACCTTTAGtcatcagtaaataaataataaaagataaattaagtatatctatgtatctatccaTCCTTGGAATAACCACCGATCTAAGTAGACACTTAGGAGCGAGGCCATATAATGCAGTATTTagttaatattaaatatttctacacacactcacgtaGGGGTTTTCTGGAGTTTAATCAAGCTGTGTATTCACTTACAGGTGCTGGAGTGTGGCGTGTGTGAGGACGTCTTCTCTCTCCAAGGGGACAAGGTCCCTCGTCTGTTGCTCTGCGGTCACACAGTGTGCCATGATTGTCTCACCCGGTTGCCCCTCCACGGCAGAGCGGTCCGCTGCCCCTTTGACAGACAGGTCACTGAGCTGGGTGAGTTACTGTAGTAACttattcacttcctgtctgaaatgtctacattttttttaatgcaacttTCATTTTGAATTGAGTCATGATCTTGACCTGTTGTTTGAATATTGTGCTGAAAAGTCGAGTCTAATTTTGACAATCAAGCCATAAGCGTTACAGTGATGCATAGGGAAAAGGATGTTAACTGTTTTCCAAGGTTTGTGCACTACAGAGAACTATAGTCCGACTACTTCCTGGAGAAAGTTTGGTGCATCTTTCCACGACGAAAAATCCCAGAACCGATAGAAAACTTTAGAACAACATCCAGGAATCTGCAGGTTTCTTCTTGTTTGGCTTCAGAGCAGAAACTGCAGCTACTTCTGAGAACatgaaaaccaaaccaaagttGATTTGATCTAGATCTAGATGATAGTGGCttgatgaaaataacatttgacaGTCAAAGCCAGCGAAAGCCAACTTTTCATGCATCACTGAAGCACGAAACTCTGCATGAATTCTGCTCTGAATCAAAGAGAACTGTGCTGGAACATGCCAGGTATTCCAAACAACAGTGAAGCTTATAATCAGTGGTTTGATGAGACAATATTGGAAAAGGTATTTATTCAGTTCCTGTTCATTTGTGAGGCTGTTGCACGTGGTGTTATTGCATTGGATTGCATTATAttgtttctctccttttctctgtatTGAGGATAGAAATCATGACTTTCCTATTgacagtgtttttgtatttcaacaTCTGTGTAGGAGACTCTGGAGTTTGGGGTCTGAAGAAGAACTTTGCTCTGCTGGAACTCTTGGAGCGACTCCAGAATGGAGCCTCTAATCAGTCGGGAATGGCGGAGGATGCTCTGAAAGGCATGGGAGAAGTAAGGGAGCTGTCATTCCACTGTTTTACTAAAGGATCTTAAAGCGACGTGACCCTCACAAACTGCTTCACCTTCCACTCAcaacaacttttctttttcaactaGTGCATAATACGGTGCGACGAGGACGAGAGCCACACAGCCTCCATGTACTGCACCGTGTGCGCCACCCACCTGTGTGCCGAGTGCTCCCAGCTCACCCACTCCACCCGCACTCTGGCCAAACACCGCCGGGTGCCGCTGGCCGACAAGCCTCACGAGAAGACCCTGTGCCCGCAGCATCAGGTCCACGCCATCGAGTTTGTGTGCCTGGAGGAGGCCTGTCAGTCCGGGCCTCTCATGTGCTGCGTGTGCAAGGAGTACGGCAAGCACCAGGGACATAAGGTGGTAAGAAACGTGCTAGATATATCTCATCACCTCATCCAAACAGACATCCTCATGTTTTCTTCACCTTTCTTTTCAGCACGCTGTTCTCGAGACCGAAGCAAATCAGATCCGTGCGTCCATTTTGGACATGGCCCACTGCATCCGCACCTTCACAGACGAGGTGTCCGAGTACTCGAGGAAGCTGGTCGGCATCGTGCAGCAGATAGAAGGCGGGGAGCAAATAGTAGAGGATGGGGTCGGCATGGCGCACACTGAACATGTAAGATATGACGCCGGACCTCTTCTTAAAACATGAatgattgtgtttttccttctgaGCGTTAACGTCTCCTCCACGACCCCCGTCAGGTCCCTGGCACAGCGGAGAGCGCACGCTCCTGTGTCCGGGCTTACTTCGCCGACCTCCACGAGACTCTGTGTCGGCAGGAGGAAATGGCGCTGAGCGTGGTGGACGCTCATGTCAGGGAGAGGCTGATCtggctgaggcagcagcaggaggacatGACCATCCTGCTGTCTCAGGTGTCCACCGCCTGCCTGCACTgtgagaaaacactgcagcaggtaGGAAGCTTCAAAAAACACCGAGCTCAGTGAATAATCTGCTGGATTAAGCCTACACTGTCAAGCTggtgcgcacgcacacacacacacacacacacacacacacacaacacaca
Proteins encoded in this window:
- the mzt2b gene encoding mitotic-spindle organizing protein 2; the protein is MAQQPQQTVPSAPDSPALVVTSNVQKYAIKKKKVLSAEETELFELTQAAGITVDQEVFKIIVDLLKMNVAPQAVFQTLKAMCAGQRVADSCAGESSAASHTTSITTAPAEPREEDSLVSGKSPKPPAAAPSASGPRATRVNTKIVVYGPQDSSSPHSQVRSKAGASHGEKSREASSQRVQRQPSATRGQKTKSSGSSSSSSQINST
- the trim23 gene encoding E3 ubiquitin-protein ligase TRIM23 isoform X2; this translates as MAAAAAGINKQGAVATMEPCIRHGRGASGNTVKVLECGVCEDVFSLQGDKVPRLLLCGHTVCHDCLTRLPLHGRAVRCPFDRQVTELGDSGVWGLKKNFALLELLERLQNGASNQSGMAEDALKGMGECIIRCDEDESHTASMYCTVCATHLCAECSQLTHSTRTLAKHRRVPLADKPHEKTLCPQHQVHAIEFVCLEEACQSGPLMCCVCKEYGKHQGHKHAVLETEANQIRASILDMAHCIRTFTDEVSEYSRKLVGIVQQIEGGEQIVEDGVGMAHTEHVPGTAESARSCVRAYFADLHETLCRQEEMALSVVDAHVRERLIWLRQQQEDMTILLSQVSTACLHCEKTLQQDDCRVVLAKQEISCLLETLQKQQHQFTELADHIQLDAGIPVTFTKDNRVHIGPKMEIRVVTLGLDGAGKTTILFKLKQDEFMQPIPTIGFNVETVEYKNLKFTIWDVGGKHKLRPLWKHYYLNTQAVVFVIDSCHRDRLMEAHSELAKLLTEKELRDALLLIFANKQDVPGVVSVEEMTELLSLHKLCCGRSWHIQGCDARSGMGLHEGLDWLSRQLVAAGVLDVA
- the trim23 gene encoding E3 ubiquitin-protein ligase TRIM23 isoform X1, with product MAAAAAGINKQGAVATMEPCIRHGRGASGNTVKVLECGVCEDVFSLQGDKVPRLLLCGHTVCHDCLTRLPLHGRAVRCPFDRQVTELGDSGVWGLKKNFALLELLERLQNGASNQSGMAEDALKGMGECIIRCDEDESHTASMYCTVCATHLCAECSQLTHSTRTLAKHRRVPLADKPHEKTLCPQHQVHAIEFVCLEEACQSGPLMCCVCKEYGKHQGHKVHAVLETEANQIRASILDMAHCIRTFTDEVSEYSRKLVGIVQQIEGGEQIVEDGVGMAHTEHVPGTAESARSCVRAYFADLHETLCRQEEMALSVVDAHVRERLIWLRQQQEDMTILLSQVSTACLHCEKTLQQDDCRVVLAKQEISCLLETLQKQQHQFTELADHIQLDAGIPVTFTKDNRVHIGPKMEIRVVTLGLDGAGKTTILFKLKQDEFMQPIPTIGFNVETVEYKNLKFTIWDVGGKHKLRPLWKHYYLNTQAVVFVIDSCHRDRLMEAHSELAKLLTEKELRDALLLIFANKQDVPGVVSVEEMTELLSLHKLCCGRSWHIQGCDARSGMGLHEGLDWLSRQLVAAGVLDVA